A stretch of Portunus trituberculatus isolate SZX2019 chromosome 48, ASM1759143v1, whole genome shotgun sequence DNA encodes these proteins:
- the LOC123498516 gene encoding protein extra-macrochaetae-like, whose product MKMRAQRCVSPVQAVMGVMDGKVHKAPPKTEGAEVLMYMERLQHLVPFCPKDRPVTKLELIQSVIDYIYDLEDALSSCGEDSSSEEEMECVESS is encoded by the coding sequence ATGAAGATGCGGGCTCAGCGCTGTGTATCCCCCGTTCAGGCCGTCATGGGGGTGATGGACGGCAAAGTGCACAAGGCGCCACCCAAGACCGAGGGCGCCGAGGTGCTCATGTATATGGAGCGGCTGCAACATCTGGTGCCATTCTGCCCCAAAGATCGACCTGTCACCAAGCTGGAGCTGATTCAGTCTGTCATCGACTACATCTACGATTTGGAGGACGCCCTCAGCTCCTGTGGGGAGGACTCGTCCTccgaggaggagatggagtgtGTGGAGAGTTCCTGA